In one Modestobacter sp. L9-4 genomic region, the following are encoded:
- a CDS encoding histidine phosphatase family protein has translation MARAPGPSALWLVRHGESIGNLADAQAYRSGADRLTLDVRDPDVPLSPTGEQQADALGAWLARLPEEQQPTTVLSSPFARAAGTARRAVDASGLDLTIRYDERLRERDFGVFDGMTREGIRAEYPEEARRRDLLGKFYYRPPGGESWADVALRIRSLLATEALRHDGERLMCVSHQAVVMVFRYVLEELSEPQLLEIDRAEQVANTSVTRYDLTGTGAFALAGFNGVEHLLDAGPGDGAPVTEETDVPSPA, from the coding sequence ATGGCACGGGCACCGGGTCCGAGTGCGCTGTGGCTGGTGCGCCACGGCGAGAGCATCGGCAACCTGGCCGACGCGCAGGCGTACCGCAGCGGCGCCGACCGGCTCACCCTCGACGTCCGCGACCCCGACGTCCCGCTGTCGCCCACCGGTGAGCAGCAGGCCGACGCGCTCGGCGCCTGGCTGGCCCGGCTGCCGGAGGAACAGCAGCCGACCACCGTGCTGAGCTCGCCGTTCGCGCGCGCGGCCGGCACCGCCCGGCGCGCGGTCGACGCCAGCGGGCTGGACCTCACGATCCGGTACGACGAGCGGCTGCGGGAGCGCGACTTCGGCGTCTTCGACGGCATGACCCGCGAGGGCATCCGGGCCGAGTACCCCGAGGAGGCGCGCCGCCGCGACCTGCTCGGCAAGTTCTACTACCGGCCGCCGGGCGGCGAGAGCTGGGCCGACGTGGCGCTGCGCATCCGCAGCCTGCTGGCCACCGAGGCGCTGCGGCACGACGGCGAGCGGCTCATGTGCGTCTCCCACCAGGCCGTGGTCATGGTGTTCCGGTACGTCCTCGAGGAGCTGTCGGAGCCCCAGCTGCTGGAGATCGACCGCGCGGAACAGGTCGCCAACACGTCCGTGACCCGCTACGACCTGACCGGGACCGGGGCGTTCGCCCTGGCCGGCTTCAACGGCGTCGAGCACCTGCTCGACGCCGGCCCGGGCGACGGCGCCCCCGTGACCGAGGAGACCGATGTCCCGTCCCCAGCCTGA
- a CDS encoding YdeI family protein: MADESTFERRAFATPAEFDAWLDAEHDRAPGLFVLMARKASGIPSITAPEAVEVALCHGWIDGRGNRVDDVWFTVRYTPRRARSVWSQKNVASVARLVADGRMRPAGLAAVEAAQADGRWDRAYAGPATITVPDDLAAALAAEPAAAAAFAALDGTNRYSVLWRVHTAATPQTRATRVAALVTMLAEGRRIH, translated from the coding sequence GTGGCCGACGAGAGCACGTTCGAGCGGCGGGCGTTCGCCACGCCCGCGGAGTTCGACGCCTGGCTCGACGCCGAGCACGACCGGGCTCCCGGGCTGTTCGTGCTGATGGCGAGGAAGGCCTCCGGCATCCCCTCGATCACCGCGCCGGAGGCGGTGGAGGTGGCGCTGTGTCACGGCTGGATCGACGGTCGCGGCAACCGCGTGGACGACGTCTGGTTCACCGTGCGGTACACCCCGCGGCGGGCGAGGAGCGTGTGGTCGCAGAAGAACGTGGCCAGCGTGGCCCGGCTGGTCGCCGACGGCCGGATGCGCCCGGCCGGCCTCGCGGCGGTGGAGGCGGCGCAGGCCGACGGGCGGTGGGACCGCGCCTACGCCGGCCCCGCGACCATCACGGTGCCCGACGACCTGGCGGCGGCGCTGGCCGCCGAGCCCGCGGCGGCTGCCGCCTTCGCCGCGCTCGACGGCACGAACCGGTACTCGGTGCTCTGGCGGGTGCACACCGCCGCGACGCCGCAGACCCGGGCGACACGGGTCGCCGCGCTGGTCACGATGCTCGCCGAGGGCCGCCGGATCCACTGA
- a CDS encoding C40 family peptidase: MHRTTRRTWTRTAALSLSAGVVVLLNPAGASAAPASPEQARQAVTETGKQLEAIGEQVNEATDTAAQQQAAADAAAAAVLVAQAQLDALEPQLRSIAQTGYVGTTRGKLAAFLTSGSADDLIEQMSTLDKLASHADAVVSRAASARATADQAQRDATTAAAAAAQAAGDLAAQQDQLEEELAGYKSDFARLTAADQVRVHTALAGPTVTAANPAPAPTAAAGVAVQTALAQVGDMYGVGASGPDSFDCSGLTSYAYAAAGVALPHSSRAQSQMGVPVARADLQPGDLVFFYSPVSHVGLYIGNGQMVHASVTGKPVAVTSVDKGGYVGARRVTG, translated from the coding sequence GTGCATCGAACGACTCGGCGGACGTGGACCCGCACTGCCGCGCTCTCGCTGAGCGCCGGTGTCGTGGTCCTGCTGAACCCGGCAGGTGCCTCCGCCGCCCCTGCCAGCCCCGAGCAGGCCCGTCAGGCCGTCACCGAGACCGGCAAGCAGCTCGAGGCGATCGGGGAGCAGGTCAACGAGGCCACCGACACCGCCGCACAGCAGCAGGCCGCCGCCGACGCCGCGGCCGCCGCGGTGCTCGTCGCGCAGGCGCAGCTGGATGCGCTGGAGCCGCAGCTGCGGTCGATCGCGCAGACCGGCTACGTGGGCACCACCCGCGGCAAGCTCGCCGCCTTCCTCACCAGCGGCTCGGCCGACGACCTCATCGAGCAGATGAGCACCCTGGACAAGCTCGCCTCGCACGCCGACGCGGTCGTCTCCCGGGCGGCCTCCGCCCGCGCCACCGCCGACCAGGCCCAGCGGGACGCCACCACCGCCGCCGCGGCCGCCGCCCAGGCCGCCGGCGACCTCGCCGCGCAGCAGGACCAGCTGGAGGAGGAGCTGGCCGGCTACAAGAGCGACTTCGCCCGGCTCACCGCCGCCGACCAGGTGCGCGTGCACACCGCGCTCGCCGGCCCGACCGTGACCGCGGCGAACCCCGCCCCCGCACCGACCGCGGCGGCCGGCGTGGCCGTGCAGACCGCGCTCGCGCAGGTCGGCGACATGTACGGCGTCGGCGCCAGCGGTCCGGACTCCTTCGACTGCTCCGGCCTGACCTCCTACGCCTACGCCGCCGCCGGCGTGGCCCTGCCGCACTCCAGTCGCGCCCAGTCGCAGATGGGCGTACCGGTGGCCCGCGCCGACCTGCAGCCCGGCGACCTGGTGTTCTTCTACTCGCCCGTCAGCCACGTCGGCCTCTACATCGGCAACGGCCAGATGGTGCACGCCAGCGTCACCGGCAAGCCCGTCGCCGTCACCAGCGTCGACAAGGGCGGCTACGTCGGCGCCCGCCGCGTCACCGGCTGA
- a CDS encoding MSMEG_0565 family glycosyltransferase translates to MKIALLTYSTKPRGGVVHTLALAEAMARAGHDVSVWSLGRGGDAAFFRPVDPAVTLRLVPFPDVPGEDVGARILRSIQVLAAAFRDERYDVVHAQDCISANAVPDCVRTVHHLDTFTTPELAACHERAVVTPHALVCVSAAVAAEVATGWGRVATVIPNGVEAARFAAAAGPTGEPGRRGWRERLGRYVLAVGGIEPRKGTLDLVEAMARVQAVRPELSLVVAGGETLFDYRDYRAQVFDRAAELGVSPVVLGPVDHDALPALVAAADVFAFPSVKEGFGLAAMEALAAGVPVVTRDLPVLREVFGTAATFAADPAELATGLLADVGEERRAVGRALAQGHSWDAAAAAHLQLYASL, encoded by the coding sequence GTGAAGATCGCGCTGCTGACCTACTCCACCAAACCGCGCGGCGGGGTCGTGCACACCCTGGCGCTGGCCGAGGCGATGGCCCGCGCCGGGCACGACGTGAGCGTCTGGTCGCTGGGCCGCGGCGGCGACGCCGCCTTCTTCCGCCCCGTGGACCCGGCGGTCACCCTGCGCCTGGTGCCGTTCCCCGACGTGCCGGGTGAGGACGTCGGCGCGCGCATCCTGCGGTCGATCCAGGTCCTCGCTGCGGCATTCCGGGATGAGCGGTACGACGTCGTGCACGCGCAGGACTGCATCAGCGCCAACGCCGTCCCCGACTGCGTGCGCACGGTGCACCACCTGGACACCTTCACCACCCCCGAGCTGGCCGCCTGCCACGAGCGGGCGGTCGTCACCCCGCACGCGCTGGTCTGCGTCTCGGCCGCGGTGGCCGCCGAGGTGGCGACCGGCTGGGGCCGCGTGGCCACCGTCATCCCCAACGGCGTGGAGGCCGCCCGGTTCGCCGCCGCGGCCGGCCCGACGGGGGAGCCCGGACGGCGCGGGTGGCGGGAGCGGCTCGGCAGGTACGTGCTGGCCGTCGGCGGGATCGAGCCGCGCAAGGGGACCCTCGACCTGGTCGAGGCGATGGCCCGCGTGCAGGCGGTGCGCCCGGAGCTGTCGCTGGTCGTGGCCGGCGGGGAGACGCTGTTCGACTACCGCGACTACCGCGCGCAGGTGTTCGACCGGGCGGCGGAGCTGGGCGTGTCGCCCGTCGTCCTCGGGCCGGTCGACCACGACGCGCTGCCCGCGCTGGTCGCCGCCGCCGACGTGTTCGCCTTCCCCTCGGTCAAGGAGGGCTTCGGGCTGGCGGCGATGGAGGCGCTGGCCGCCGGCGTCCCGGTGGTCACCCGCGACCTGCCGGTGCTCCGGGAGGTGTTCGGCACCGCCGCGACCTTCGCCGCGGACCCGGCGGAGCTCGCCACCGGGCTGCTGGCCGACGTGGGCGAGGAGCGCCGGGCGGTGGGCCGGGCACTGGCGCAGGGCCACAGCTGGGACGCTGCGGCGGCGGCGCACCTGCAGCTCTACGCGTCGTTGTGA
- a CDS encoding carbon-nitrogen hydrolase family protein, with protein sequence MRVAAVAAHFGRDVGQCLTKVEAIIADAREQGVQLLVFPDATIGGYLGDLGRGDDTGLPPALDAAAPELTRVAAAAGDVVVCLGYRESAGGQHFNSAVCVSGDGVLGRHRKVHQPAGELPAYAPGGTFTAFDTPLGRIGMLIDYDKTFPEAARTLAGDGAQLLACLSAWPASLTNRAPRLVQDRQSRLFDLYDCARAAENQVVWVSANQTGTMGRLRFLGQSKVVGPGGDVLARTWAKAGLALADLDVAGEVARARMVLDHLRERRPEAYS encoded by the coding sequence GTGAGAGTCGCGGCGGTCGCGGCGCACTTCGGGCGGGACGTCGGCCAGTGCCTGACCAAGGTCGAGGCGATCATCGCCGACGCCCGCGAGCAAGGCGTCCAGCTGCTGGTCTTCCCGGACGCCACGATCGGGGGTTACCTCGGTGACCTCGGTCGCGGCGACGACACCGGCCTGCCCCCGGCCCTGGACGCCGCGGCACCCGAGCTGACCCGGGTCGCCGCGGCCGCCGGGGACGTCGTCGTCTGCCTGGGCTACCGGGAGTCCGCGGGCGGGCAGCACTTCAACAGCGCCGTCTGCGTGAGCGGCGACGGCGTCCTGGGCCGGCACCGCAAGGTGCACCAGCCCGCCGGCGAGCTGCCCGCCTACGCACCGGGCGGCACGTTCACCGCCTTCGACACCCCGCTCGGCCGGATCGGCATGCTCATCGACTACGACAAGACCTTCCCCGAGGCCGCCCGCACCCTGGCCGGCGACGGCGCACAGCTGCTCGCCTGCCTGTCGGCGTGGCCGGCCAGCCTCACCAACCGGGCGCCCCGGCTGGTGCAGGACCGCCAGTCCCGGCTGTTCGACCTCTACGACTGCGCCCGCGCCGCGGAGAACCAGGTGGTCTGGGTGTCGGCCAACCAGACCGGCACCATGGGCCGGCTGCGCTTCCTGGGCCAGTCCAAGGTGGTCGGCCCCGGCGGTGACGTGCTGGCCCGCACCTGGGCCAAGGCCGGTCTGGCGCTGGCCGACCTGGACGTCGCCGGTGAGGTCGCCCGGGCGCGCATGGTGCTCGACCACCTGCGGGAACGCCGTCCGGAGGCCTACTCGTGA
- a CDS encoding MSMEG_0569 family flavin-dependent oxidoreductase, whose amino-acid sequence MTLTQSQTTRTGLPARVPVAVVGGGQAGLSLSWHLVQRGIEHVVLERETIAHEWADARWDTFCLVTPNWQCQLPGWPYAGDDPDGFMLRDEIVEYVRGYAASFDPPVHEGVAVTRLAPAPDGGYLLSTSAGDVAADQVVLAVGGYHLPVLPPWASQLPERVTQLHSQAYRNPGQLPDGDVLVVGTGQSGAQIAEDLHLAGRRVHLAVGSAPRIARRYRGRDMVEWLHDMGHYDMPVEQHRDGEAARMGTNHYVTGRDGGRDIDLRRFATEGMQLYGTLTGLDGGVLSFAPNLTQHLDAADRVDDNAKNLVDAHIERTGTDAPTETRYSPVWAPEADPTSLDVDAISSVVWAIGFRADWSWVRVPVFDGAGYPTHVRGVTSAPGLYVLGLPWLHTWGSGRFAGIARDAEFLADRITDLTGTTTGLTRSLAVAAASSAARMA is encoded by the coding sequence ATGACGCTCACGCAGTCCCAGACCACCCGCACGGGGCTGCCCGCCCGCGTCCCGGTCGCCGTCGTCGGCGGCGGCCAGGCCGGGCTGTCGCTGAGCTGGCACCTGGTGCAGCGCGGCATCGAGCACGTCGTGCTGGAGCGGGAGACGATCGCGCACGAGTGGGCCGACGCCCGCTGGGACACCTTCTGCCTGGTCACGCCCAACTGGCAGTGCCAGCTGCCCGGCTGGCCCTACGCCGGGGACGACCCCGACGGCTTCATGCTGCGCGACGAGATCGTCGAGTACGTGCGCGGCTACGCGGCCTCCTTCGACCCGCCGGTGCACGAGGGCGTCGCCGTCACCCGGCTCGCCCCGGCCCCGGACGGCGGCTATCTGCTCAGCACCAGCGCCGGGGACGTCGCCGCCGACCAGGTCGTGCTGGCCGTCGGCGGTTACCACCTGCCGGTGCTCCCGCCGTGGGCGTCGCAGCTGCCGGAGCGGGTCACCCAGCTGCACTCGCAGGCCTACCGCAACCCCGGCCAGCTGCCCGACGGCGACGTCCTGGTGGTGGGCACCGGGCAGTCGGGCGCCCAGATCGCCGAGGACCTGCACCTGGCCGGCCGCCGGGTGCACCTGGCCGTGGGCAGCGCCCCGCGCATCGCCCGCCGGTACCGCGGCCGCGACATGGTCGAGTGGCTGCACGACATGGGCCACTACGACATGCCCGTCGAGCAGCACCGCGACGGCGAGGCGGCCCGGATGGGCACCAACCACTACGTCACCGGCCGGGACGGCGGCCGCGACATCGACCTGCGCCGGTTCGCCACCGAGGGCATGCAGCTCTACGGCACGCTCACCGGCCTCGACGGCGGGGTGCTGTCCTTCGCGCCGAACCTGACCCAGCACCTGGACGCCGCCGACCGGGTGGACGACAACGCCAAGAACCTGGTCGACGCCCACATCGAGCGCACCGGCACCGACGCCCCGACCGAGACGCGGTACTCCCCGGTCTGGGCACCGGAGGCCGACCCGACGTCCCTCGACGTGGACGCGATCTCCTCGGTGGTGTGGGCGATCGGCTTCCGCGCCGACTGGAGCTGGGTGCGCGTGCCGGTGTTCGACGGCGCCGGCTACCCGACCCACGTCCGCGGGGTGACGAGCGCACCCGGGCTGTACGTGCTGGGCCTGCCGTGGCTGCACACCTGGGGCTCGGGCCGCTTCGCCGGCATCGCCCGGGACGCGGAGTTCCTCGCCGACCGGATCACCGACCTCACCGGGACGACGACCGGCCTGACCCGCTCGCTCGCGGTGGCCGCGGCGTCCTCGGCCGCCCGCATGGCGTGA
- a CDS encoding carbon-nitrogen hydrolase family protein, which translates to MPTTTVAAVAAPFGRDLGEVFARVEQLVAEARSRGVQLLALPEATLGGYLADLGEHGVAAVTPQHALPPALDVDGPEVARLARIAGDMVITAGLCEADGGTRYNTAVAVTGDGVLGVHRKVHQPLGEGNSYAAGDGFRAFDSPVGRIGMMICYDKAFPEAARTLAMDGAEIVACMSAWPGSRTAAATDLAEDRWTRRFDLFDQARALENQIVWLSANQAGTFGGLRFVCSAKVVGPGGDVLATTGVAPGMAVATVDVRATLDGARRSMGHLRDRRPDAYGALVGA; encoded by the coding sequence ATGCCCACCACCACGGTCGCCGCCGTCGCCGCCCCCTTCGGGCGCGACCTCGGCGAGGTCTTCGCCCGGGTCGAGCAGCTCGTCGCCGAGGCGCGCAGCCGCGGCGTGCAGCTGCTGGCGCTGCCCGAGGCCACCCTCGGCGGCTACCTCGCCGACCTCGGCGAGCACGGCGTCGCAGCAGTGACGCCGCAGCACGCCCTGCCCCCGGCCCTGGACGTCGACGGCCCCGAGGTCGCGCGGCTGGCCCGGATCGCGGGGGACATGGTCATCACCGCGGGGCTCTGCGAGGCCGACGGCGGCACCCGCTACAACACCGCGGTCGCGGTGACCGGCGACGGCGTCCTCGGGGTGCACCGCAAGGTCCACCAGCCGCTGGGGGAGGGCAACAGCTACGCCGCCGGCGACGGCTTCCGCGCCTTCGACTCACCGGTCGGCCGGATCGGCATGATGATCTGCTACGACAAGGCCTTCCCCGAGGCGGCCCGCACGCTGGCCATGGACGGCGCCGAGATCGTAGCCTGCATGTCGGCCTGGCCCGGCTCGCGCACCGCCGCCGCGACCGACCTCGCCGAGGACCGCTGGACCCGCCGGTTCGACCTCTTCGACCAGGCCCGCGCGCTGGAGAACCAGATCGTGTGGCTGTCGGCGAACCAGGCCGGCACCTTCGGCGGACTGCGGTTCGTCTGCAGCGCCAAGGTCGTCGGCCCCGGCGGCGACGTGCTGGCCACCACCGGCGTCGCGCCCGGCATGGCGGTGGCCACGGTCGACGTCCGGGCCACCCTCGACGGGGCGCGGCGGTCGATGGGGCACCTGCGCGACCGCCGTCCCGACGCCTACGGCGCGCTGGTGGGGGCATGA
- a CDS encoding MSMEG_0567/sll0787 family protein gives MLANTAGDERAALERSVLLVDFRTPPAGPAWQVEEADAAGAAAHRALRQRAFVEEQGLFTGTDRDGTDDDPRAVTLVARETGGAVLGGVRLAPVDPGGPDVGWWTGSRLVVVPGAPHGLGAALVAAACARAEAAGVLRFDATVQDRYAALFTRLGWRATGATDLGGRPHTTMTWPIGRIAALARATKSPLGALLGGFHLGGGGFVGDDGAPVPGTDVIAACDAILPSMVERDPEWAGWCGVLVNVNDLSAMGAAPLGLLDAVGARDASFAARVLTGLRDASRAWGVPVLGGHTQLGVPASLSVTALGQTSRPVPAGGGRAGHEVRLTADLGGGWRRGHTGRQWDSTSSRSTAELQAMGSFVARTAPASAKDVSMAGLVGTLGMLAEASGCGAVLDVAAVPRPAAASAGDWATCFPGTAFLTTDVPGAPVADAGPATTAVCGALVPGAGVQLRWPDGSLTTAVPGPVTGLGAA, from the coding sequence GTGCTGGCGAACACGGCCGGTGACGAGCGGGCGGCGCTGGAGCGCAGCGTCCTGCTCGTCGACTTCAGGACGCCGCCCGCCGGTCCGGCCTGGCAGGTCGAGGAGGCCGACGCCGCCGGTGCCGCCGCCCACCGGGCACTCCGGCAGCGGGCCTTCGTCGAGGAGCAGGGCCTGTTCACCGGCACCGACCGCGACGGCACGGACGACGACCCGCGGGCCGTGACCCTTGTTGCACGTGAAACGGGTGGGGCGGTGCTGGGCGGCGTCCGGCTGGCCCCGGTGGACCCGGGCGGGCCCGACGTCGGATGGTGGACCGGCTCGCGGCTGGTCGTCGTCCCGGGCGCACCGCACGGCCTGGGCGCCGCACTGGTGGCCGCCGCCTGCGCTCGGGCCGAGGCCGCCGGGGTGCTGCGCTTCGACGCGACCGTGCAGGACCGCTACGCCGCCCTGTTCACCCGGCTGGGCTGGCGGGCCACCGGCGCCACCGACCTCGGCGGGCGGCCGCACACCACGATGACCTGGCCGATCGGCCGGATCGCCGCGCTCGCCCGGGCCACCAAGTCACCGCTGGGCGCCCTGCTCGGCGGGTTCCACCTCGGTGGGGGCGGTTTCGTGGGGGACGACGGCGCACCGGTGCCCGGCACCGATGTGATCGCCGCCTGCGACGCGATCCTGCCCTCGATGGTCGAACGCGACCCGGAGTGGGCCGGCTGGTGCGGCGTGCTGGTCAACGTCAACGACCTCTCCGCCATGGGCGCCGCCCCGCTCGGCCTGCTGGACGCCGTCGGCGCCCGGGACGCCTCGTTCGCCGCCCGGGTGCTCACCGGTCTGCGCGACGCCAGCCGGGCGTGGGGCGTGCCGGTCCTCGGCGGGCACACCCAGCTCGGCGTCCCGGCCTCGCTGAGCGTCACCGCGCTCGGACAGACGTCCCGGCCGGTGCCCGCCGGCGGTGGCCGCGCCGGGCACGAGGTGCGGCTGACCGCCGACCTCGGCGGGGGCTGGCGGCGCGGGCACACCGGCCGCCAGTGGGACTCCACCAGCAGCCGGTCGACCGCCGAGCTGCAGGCGATGGGCTCCTTCGTCGCCCGCACCGCCCCGGCGTCCGCCAAGGACGTCTCCATGGCCGGGCTGGTCGGCACGCTGGGCATGCTCGCCGAGGCCAGCGGCTGCGGTGCGGTGCTCGACGTCGCCGCCGTCCCCCGGCCGGCCGCGGCCAGCGCCGGGGACTGGGCCACCTGCTTCCCCGGCACCGCCTTCCTCACCACCGACGTCCCCGGCGCACCCGTCGCCGACGCCGGGCCTGCCACCACCGCCGTCTGCGGCGCGCTCGTCCCCGGCGCCGGCGTGCAGCTGCGCTGGCCCGACGGCTCGCTCACCACCGCCGTCCCCGGGCCGGTCACCGGCCTCGGTGCGGCCTGA
- a CDS encoding MSMEG_0568 family radical SAM protein: MTQTPTRASTRVDVAILGVRVDAQVTRRAGAGPSDDGHVLLGGHGAALPLNPDSPYSISGGRLLLDGADLGLEAEAVTRPQFYDLTTADGVPYEKLARLHGKDVLATTVVQTCIRYDEADRCRFCAIEASLAAGSTTAVKTPAQLAEVAEAAVRLDGVRQMVMTTGTTNGRDRGARHLARCVRAITAAVPGLPIQVQCEPPAPEDLDAITELKEAGATAIGIHVESLDDGVRARWMPGKASVPMSQYRAAWAEAVRVFGRNRVSTYLLVGLGEDPDELVAGALELAEVGVYPFVVPYRPLAGTLAVADGVGAPDPAVLQDVTDRVAAGLRRLGMRGADQGAGCAACGACSALQSAGA; the protein is encoded by the coding sequence ATGACCCAGACGCCGACGAGAGCGTCGACCCGGGTGGACGTCGCGATCCTCGGCGTCCGGGTCGACGCGCAGGTGACCCGCCGGGCGGGTGCCGGCCCCAGCGACGACGGGCACGTGCTGCTCGGCGGGCACGGCGCCGCGCTGCCGCTCAACCCCGACTCCCCGTACTCGATCAGCGGCGGCCGGCTGCTGCTGGACGGCGCCGACCTCGGGCTCGAGGCAGAGGCGGTCACCCGCCCGCAGTTCTACGACCTGACCACCGCCGACGGCGTCCCCTACGAGAAGCTCGCCCGGCTGCACGGCAAGGACGTGCTGGCCACCACCGTCGTGCAGACCTGCATCCGCTACGACGAGGCCGACCGCTGCCGGTTCTGCGCCATCGAGGCCTCGCTGGCCGCGGGCTCCACCACCGCGGTCAAGACCCCGGCGCAGCTCGCCGAGGTCGCCGAGGCCGCCGTCCGGCTCGACGGCGTCCGGCAGATGGTGATGACCACCGGGACGACGAACGGCCGCGACCGCGGCGCCCGCCACCTCGCCCGCTGCGTGCGGGCGATCACCGCGGCGGTGCCGGGGCTGCCCATCCAGGTGCAGTGCGAGCCCCCGGCACCGGAGGACCTCGACGCGATCACCGAGCTCAAGGAGGCCGGCGCCACCGCGATCGGCATCCACGTCGAGTCGCTGGACGACGGCGTCCGGGCGCGCTGGATGCCGGGCAAGGCGAGCGTGCCGATGAGCCAGTACCGCGCGGCGTGGGCCGAGGCCGTGCGGGTGTTCGGCCGTAACCGGGTGTCGACCTACCTGCTGGTCGGGCTGGGGGAGGACCCCGACGAGCTGGTCGCCGGCGCGCTCGAACTGGCCGAGGTCGGCGTCTACCCCTTCGTCGTCCCCTACCGCCCGCTGGCCGGCACCCTCGCCGTCGCCGACGGCGTCGGTGCCCCCGACCCGGCGGTGCTGCAGGACGTGACCGACCGGGTCGCCGCCGGGCTGCGCCGCCTCGGCATGCGCGGCGCCGACCAGGGCGCCGGCTGCGCGGCCTGCGGCGCCTGCAGCGCCCTCCAGTCGGCCGGGGCCTGA
- a CDS encoding MSMEG_0572/Sll0783 family nitrogen starvation response protein encodes MTTTLPATTGTPLISDADLKAAQDTSKGEIAHPSLPKGSNIYGSTKIFPDYQAGEGESYFTLVHGIAHESSVAFVACLQALRALRKGYESVLYFYGPGAMNAMATRGFPTTGDSGFPGEQNINNQIERFIEEGGTVYVCRFGLSLHGLREEDLIAGTIPCHPLDVQDALIHYARKGAIINSTYNL; translated from the coding sequence ATGACCACGACCCTGCCCGCCACCACCGGCACCCCGCTGATCAGCGACGCGGACCTCAAGGCCGCCCAGGACACCAGCAAGGGCGAGATCGCGCACCCCTCGCTGCCCAAGGGCAGCAACATCTACGGCTCGACCAAGATCTTCCCCGACTACCAGGCCGGCGAGGGCGAGTCCTACTTCACCCTCGTGCACGGCATCGCCCACGAGTCCTCGGTCGCCTTCGTGGCCTGCCTGCAGGCGCTGCGCGCGCTCCGCAAGGGCTACGAGTCGGTCCTGTACTTCTACGGCCCCGGCGCCATGAACGCGATGGCCACCCGCGGCTTCCCGACGACGGGTGACTCCGGCTTCCCGGGCGAGCAGAACATCAACAACCAGATCGAGCGCTTCATCGAGGAGGGCGGCACGGTCTACGTCTGCCGCTTCGGCCTGAGCCTGCACGGCCTCCGCGAGGAGGACCTGATCGCCGGCACCATCCCCTGCCACCCGCTGGACGTGCAGGACGCGCTCATCCACTACGCCCGCAAGGGCGCCATCATCAACTCGACCTACAACCTCTGA
- a CDS encoding amidohydrolase family protein translates to MTTRAPRLVHDAHRHLGVLPAFPFYGGPPVNPDTTARATIDELIADLDAEGTERALVIPNYGVPDPTASFALNELVVEAAQRDDRIKAGLWTSPRPQDAVATEKALALAGEPGVSALKLSFLLGGGVDDPGCLPQLDAIFAAARTHGLVVHVHTSPGAASDLDQVGKLVDRYADDVAVHLVHMGGGMSGHIKLIGQLFFAWVAAGKRVYTDTSWAIGFAPRWFATEIERHGIGHDRVLFASDQPWGDFAGEHARLVAATGGGELTDLFFRRNFEALHGF, encoded by the coding sequence ATGACCACGAGGGCCCCGAGGCTGGTGCACGACGCGCACCGGCACCTCGGCGTGCTCCCCGCGTTCCCCTTCTACGGCGGCCCGCCGGTCAACCCGGACACCACCGCGCGCGCCACGATCGACGAGCTGATCGCCGACCTGGACGCCGAGGGCACCGAGCGGGCGCTGGTCATCCCGAACTACGGCGTCCCGGACCCGACGGCGTCCTTCGCGCTCAACGAGCTGGTCGTCGAGGCGGCGCAGCGCGACGACCGCATCAAGGCCGGGCTGTGGACCAGCCCCCGCCCGCAGGACGCCGTCGCCACCGAGAAGGCGCTCGCGCTCGCCGGCGAACCAGGCGTCTCCGCGCTGAAGCTCTCGTTCCTGCTCGGCGGCGGGGTCGACGACCCCGGCTGCCTGCCCCAGCTCGATGCGATCTTCGCTGCCGCCCGCACCCACGGCCTCGTCGTGCACGTGCACACCAGTCCGGGCGCGGCCAGCGACCTCGACCAGGTCGGCAAGCTCGTCGACCGCTACGCCGACGACGTCGCCGTCCACCTGGTGCACATGGGCGGCGGGATGAGCGGCCACATCAAGCTCATCGGCCAGCTCTTCTTCGCCTGGGTCGCCGCCGGCAAGCGGGTCTACACCGACACCAGCTGGGCCATCGGCTTCGCCCCGCGCTGGTTCGCCACCGAGATCGAGCGGCACGGCATCGGCCACGACCGCGTGCTGTTCGCCTCCGACCAGCCCTGGGGCGACTTCGCCGGCGAACACGCCCGGCTGGTCGCGGCCACCGGCGGCGGCGAGCTCACCGACCTCTTCTTCCGCCGCAACTTCGAAGCCCTCCACGGCTTCTGA